The Calypte anna isolate BGI_N300 chromosome 1, bCalAnn1_v1.p, whole genome shotgun sequence region AGGTGCAGCTTAATCTGTGGAGAACAACTCCAGCAGTaagatatatttatttgtatgtgTTATTATTTACAtaaagttaattatttttcatcacaATGAGAGCTCATGGAAATTCCAGATAAGTATTAACAACCTGTTAGCAGGTACTGTAGAAACAAACCCAGCAACTTCCCTCACCACTTAAGTCATAAGCAGTGTCCACTCATAACTAGTGCATataagaaaaacacttttattttataaattgcaGGTACTTGGCTTTTAGCATCGTGGGGTACCCCGGAGATGAGCTACGGCATGAGGCTGAGATTCAGAGATGCCAAATGTGACTATGAGGAAGATGATACGTTTGATGTTGTGGATTTTACTTACACCAAGACTGATaaaaaggctgtttctgcctcaCTTGAAGAAGATGTACAAGAAGAAGGAGATAAGGAGGATTTGGATTATCAGGATTACCTGGCTTCTTTTTACTCCATCCGAAGCTTGAGGAACGCAACAGGCAACgatgaaaaccaaaaccttaCAGCTCTGGCCTGGGAACAGTATGAAGGCATTGATGCCACGAGTTCTGAGGTGGCAGCTGGCTCAGGTCAGACAGCTATAAATAGCAGTGAATCCACAAACACCTATAAGTTCTTAGAAACTGGTATCACTCCTCTTCCCCGAATCGAGGCTGAAACATTCCCGTCAAATCACACATCAGTCACAGCAgaagaggatttatttttagctaGCACAAGTGATGGAAAGGCCGACTTGCTATTTGAGAATAAAAGCCAAAGCAATTATAAAATAGATCACAGCAACGTGTCTGCAGGTGAACACAGGCTGAGAAATGGGAAAGGCCAAATGAATGTTGCAGAAGAGCTTCCAAATGGTGAAAAGGGCAGTACGTTACTTTCAGAAGAACATCAAGAGGAAAACACAGGAAGAGGAAATTATACCATtagcagaaaaaggagaagctcACTGGCCATTAAGTTTTATGCTGTCCAAAAGATGAATGCCCTTCTAAATGATGTACGAAATAGAAATGTCTCATTTTCTGCCAAGGCAAATGCACCTGGTTTTGTGCATCATGCAGAGAACACATCTGATATAGCAGTGGTGGGAACTGGCCAGCTTCCAAGTGATTATGATGACGaactggaagaggaggaaaacaagaTGGAAAATACCATGCATGCAGTTAACTTGACACTTGCTTTGGACCTCATTGTAGGAAATGGGTCTAACGCATCCAGCCTCTCTGAACCCAAGCTATCCAGAGATGAACAAGCAGAAACCTCTTCTTTAGATGACACATTAGGCAATACAAGCCCTAATTCCAGTCCTGCACTAGTGAAGAACTTACTGGAAGCATCCTTGCCCAGGGTTGGAAAATATTCATCTAAAATGACAAATGAGGAGTGGAACTTGGTGTCTGCAAAGGAGAGTCTGGGATTAGAGGCAAATTTAGATAAATCTGTTACTGATAAGTTAAATCATCGTGGTGGAAATGGTACAGTattcataaataaaaagcatatgAAGAAGTATCAAGTTTTCTCACatcaaatggaagaaaaacagacagGGAGCCATATATACCCAGCtctgaaaggaaaggaggagaacaAGAACAATACTTCAAACACAACTGGAACCTTCATCAAGATCCGAAGGAAAAAGGAATATCCAAAAATGACCCACATACTGAGCCCAAGAAGTAAAAAGCCTCAAAAAATCAATTCAGTGCCAGAGTTTGGCCGTACAGTGTTTCTGGGTGAGACCAATCACAAGACAGTGCCGTGTTGCCCTAATGCCACAGGGGTACCCAGTGAAGCCAACCATACAGTGGGTCTGAGTAGGGTCAAGCATGGAGACTCACTGAATTACACACTCACACCCCGGCAGTTTAAGCCATCAGTCACCATTGGCCTTCCCCAAGAAAATGGAGACTATGAGTATGTTACAGGAGGATTTTACAATGAGGAAACATCAGGCAGTGAATATGAATATGAGTATGTGACCTTTGATGACCCCTACATGACAGACCCAAAAGTGAATATTAAGGAACAACGTAACCCAAACAACATTGCTGAACACTACCTGCGTAGCAAAGGGAACGAGAGAAGATATTTTATTGCAGCTAAAGAAGTCTGCTGGAACTACGCAGGATATAAAAAAAGGTTTGGCTAAATGattagctttcatttttctcactgtCCTGGTATGTGCTAGCAGAATGTTGAGTTACGTATGGATAAACTTATCATCTGTGAAGTGCAATCTGACTTCCAACATTTCAGTTGCAGAATCCTAAGAGTTTTCCATGAAGGCTGGTATCCCCATAGAGTGTCATGGAGATATTATTATAATCAATAGCATCACAACTAAGAATTCTCTTCTTGttgttgggagttttttgtttgtttgtttgttttttaattggctCCCTTTTGTAGACTCACTAGAAACActatttaaaacagaagttgAAAAACTTACTCTATGAGGTCAGGTGAAACTTCCAGTTAGCTTTGTTATACTTGAGCAACTTGTTTCACTTCCTCCTTGAGTTTCTAGCACCAGTCAGAAGTGGTTCTACTGTCTCAGTTCTCTATAGTAGAACAGGATAATAGCACTTTAGAGCTTCACAAGGCTGCagtattgaaaaataaatgaaagatgCAAATTAATTAACCAGATTGGTGACTGCCTTATacttaaagtaaaaataaagctgtatgAATTATTGCATTATTGTTCCTAGTGTTTAGAGAAACCTGAAGGTGATAGGATCACAATCCCTAATGTTGAGGGGATTTCTTGCAGTTTGACAGGGAAGACTGACCACCGTGCCACGGCACAGCATATGTGACTTGAGGCAAACTCTGTGCTGCAAATTAGGATCAGTGCACACCCTACAATGTGTAGAATTCCCAGTCCATTTTCATCAAAATGCTGAACTTTCTGGACATTGAATTGAACAAGACCAAAACCACCACTTGAGATTTTatcaaaagctgcaaaaatggGAGAAAAGTTTCATCAACAAAATTCAGCTCCAaacatattatttttcatattgaatttccattttatttgatttattatttttcttctctttttagtattttccaGGTTTACTCCTGCTTCATCTCAGTCCATATAAATGAGCCTTGCACAAATGACAGAAACCACTGTTTCTTTAAACACTTACAAAGTAAAGTAATTCTTAATGCTCAGACCTATACATAGATCTCAGTGAGGTTTATCCTTAGCTGGTATGAGACACatatttccaaaagaaattagCAGAGTACATGGCATATGTCTCAGTGTGTTGAAGAGCTGAAAACCAGCCTGCCTTCCTTCGTACTAGATGCCTTCAGTTAAATTTCTGGTTTTTGCAGAATTAATAATGAGACCAATTCTGTAGGAGGTGATAATATGTTTTATCAGAATAATATAACATAGTGCTCCTATCAGAATAATATAATATGGTGCTTCTATTTAAGATTTAAAGAACAGTTTGAATGCCTAAAAACTTacttttttcccagctctgtgttgcaaaatgcacataaaatcaaatataaaatgtgtttctgtcATCTTTCCAAAGAAGGTGCATCTGTAGGACAGTTGTGTACAGGTGGTAAGCACACTACATTCAGCTTACCTCTGATTCAGATTATTAACATTAATGGTAAAAAAGGGAAATAGAGCTCAGGTAGCTTTTCAGAGAGTAGTTGACGTTTTCCAGTGACAGCTGACCTGATCTTGGAAGGGTCTCATAAACAACCATAGAAGTAGAATTGCTTAAACACTGCAAGTAATGATTTTCAGAATCATCTGAGATTTGTGAGTTAATACTTTATATTATAAAACATTCCTGCTCGTATGTGTTGTCATATTTCATGAAAGCTGTCATTTCTGATTCACTGTGTGGGGTTTTAATTGGAGATTTCCTTTCAGTACAATGATGGATGACAAAACCTGTAAAGATGGCACTGCATATAAGGTGATTTTCCAAAGCTATACAGACAGTACCTTTACAACTCTTCAGGATGAAGATGAATATGAAGAACACCTTGGCATCCTGGGGCCAGTTATCCGGGCTGAAGTGGACGATGTTATCCTAGTAGGTCAATGTTTCAAATATGTATCCAGGATAAGATTCTTACGTCTACACTGCAGTTCTTAGTTTTCAAACTGTTTGCCCAtcataatctttaaaaaaattgttgtaTTTAAGGACCATTCTACAGCAAGCTGCAAGATTGCCACATGAGAACAGCGATGTGTTTCTTTGAAGCACATCCTTTTTCTCACAGTaaatttgcttctgtttttcttatttttcccaaCATTAAACACTGACTTATTAGTCTAATGTAAAATTAGatttaagctttaaaaaaaaaaaataataaaaaccagaTTAAACTGAAAGCATTACTTTTTATAGGTAAAGGGagcttcttaatttttttaaaagaaatcagtaaatttgttttaaaaatgaatatatatatatgtgtgtgtccAAAAAGTGTATTTTCCTCTGTAAACTTTTACTGTAAAATGGGTTGGTTGTGGTGTAATACAAACAACAAGGATGGAGAGGAATTGTGATTCTGGTGATAAAGTGGCATAGTTGCATTAGGAAGCACATTGCTATGGAGTTTCCCTTCTCATCCTTTAGCCAGTCTTCCAATACACAGGAATAGACTTAGATGGGGAGAGCAGCTCTCATTGCTTTCTGGTTATTTCACTAGGAGAAGTGCATAATAGGAACACACTGAGATACCTTTGAAACCACGAGTAAGACAAGAGACAGGCTATTTTAGCTTGGGAGGGTCATTCTCTGAGATGTAAAAATATGTAACTCCCAATCCTCACACTTCTCTGGGACAAGTGAGAAGCTCTGATTTCAGTCAGAGTGACACATGCAGGGGTCTCGTGTCactgttttgttcctttctttcctgcaaCTATGCAACAAAGCATAAAAGGTAGGAGCTGCCCATTGGCCAGCTTGCTGTAGCTAAGCATATTTAAATGTCAGGGGCAGCAGTAAAAGTCCTAGGAACCTAGACTCAGTGGAAGGCAGGGAGTTAGACTCATATTTTCTACTTTGTCATTAACTGCCTGCATCAAAGAAGGTGACTCTGCATGTAGATGTCAAAAGCTATCCCTGCCAGGTTTGCCACGCACACCATAGCCTGTAATCCTTCTACAGATCCTAAGCCTTGTACAGATCCTTGTATTGTGGGGGAACTTCTTTATTTTAGATCTGATTGTGATTAACATAATctatttgattttcttttcaggttCATTTTAAGAATCTGGCATCCAGACCATATTCCCTTCATGCCCATGGACTCTTCTATGAAAAGTCCTCTGAGGGGAGCATTTATGATGATGAATCTACTGCTTGGTTTAAGGAAGATGACAAAGTCCAGCCAAATAGCAGCTATATATATGTATGGTATGCAAACAGGCGATCAGGGCCTGTGCAGTCAGGAGCAGCTTGTCGGTCCTGGGTCTACTACTCTGATATAAATCTGGTAAGAAAATCAGTATAAAAGTGGTACTCTTGCTGGGGTTCATCACAGAGTCAAAGAAACATTTACATCGGAAGGGATCACCAGAGATCATCTATTCCACCTGTCTCAACTCAGCTCACAGAGTGTCAGCTCGAGTAGGCTGTCCAGGACCAGTtggcttttgaatatctccaaatGTCATTCCTCTGTGGCTGTAGGAAATGTGAGCTGCAGAACACACTTTGGATAGCTGTCCTTTCTATTGGTCCTGATACTCCCATCTGACATTTAGTCTCTTACACTCAGTTAAAAAGAGGATATAGTCCATTGAAGAATTCAAATGGGAGAACTCTCTGGTAGGCTGAATGGGGCGAAATCTAGCTCTGCAATTCTAGCCTCTGCTTTAAATTTTTGAGGCCTGATGAATCTCTACAGAATGCTGAGGTTTTGACATCTATTGAGAAGTCCACTAATAAACTAATATGAGTTTATTACCTTCTAGGAGAAAGATATTCACTCTGGTTTGATTGGGCCAATACTCATTTGTCAAAAAGGAACCTTCCGTAAGTCCAGCAACAGCAGAACATCAACCCGAgactttttcttgctttttatgGTCTTTGATGAAGAGAAAAGCTGGTACTTTGACAAACATTCTAGAAGTCCCTGCACTGAGAAGACCCAAGAAATGCAGCAATGCCACAAGTTCTATGGTACTTATTTGATTTTGCCAAGTATTCGATTTATTAGGGTAGAGAGAAAGATGCTGGGAGTGCTTTCTCAGCTCACAGTGCCTTTGAACAGACAAAATCCTATACTTTAATTATGTGGATGGGTCTTTGTGGTGTTGTTATGGTTCTCCACTGTACCCATAAGAGTCATAGTTTTACATATGAAGATTAGTGTTGACTAGAAGTTtgttattaaaaagaagaaagaacataCTAGACTGAagctttcaaaagaaacatCTTTCTCACGCTCTCACATCCACTTCccataattaaagaaaaaaaactaaaaagctCTGTTTTCAGTAAGAATCTAATACTCTGGAATCTTTTTTGCAAGAAATTTAAAACTACTGTAATAATTTGTCAAATCAACTAGTTCTACTGAGGAATTCAAAACAGCTGTAGGAGAGCCCTTCATATGCATCTCTGTGGATACAGAGATTTTAGTTATGTGGTGTTAAGCAAGTGTCTGATTGTTCAAAGGCaacccttttttctctttgaaattgTGGTCAGAAATGAAActgtttctgtctttgaaaatcTGATGCTTGTGTGCTGTAAGTCATCATGTTTGAAAAAGCTGTGTTGAGAAGTGGAATCTGTCTTTTGAAAATGTGGCCTAAAAAATCAGTTATTAATCAACTGTATCAGTTGTGACTGAGGGCTGTGGAAATTTGAGCTGCAAAACACACTTTGGGTAGCTGTCCTTTTCTTTTGGGCCTGATGTTTAATCTCTTGCAGCTCCTTGTTCTCCTGGCTACCATGTATGGCAAGTAAATTATACTCAAATCCTCTGGTGATGTTCCTGGATTTTCTGAATTGCTGTATATAGGCTCTAGCATGTTTAGCACTTTATATTGGATTCATTAAATATTGTACTCATTTTAATATCTACATTCTAGCATTGTAAGAGACCTGGTTTTGAGCAGTTTTCCCtactaacaattttttttttttagctattaaTGGGATTACTCACAATTTGCAAGGCTTGAGGATGTATGAAGGTGAACTGGTCCGATGGCATTTGCTGAATATGGGAGGGCCAAAAGACATTCATGTTGTTCATTTTCATGGACAGACTTTCATAGAACAAGGAGAGCCAAAGCATCAGCTTGGTACATACACACTTCTTCCAGGTAAGTATCAGAACAGAGTAAGTTTTAAAGAATGATATCTGCAATTTGTTATCAGCAAACCAATGTAAAGATGAACCAGGTACAGTAAGAAAGAATTTGAGAGCACTAACAGTTCATTTGCCTGTGATgattagaataaaaataatcactttGCATCTCGCATAACACAGTAGGAGGGGGGAAATAAAGGTGACATTGCTGTTCTTTAAAACTGGAAATACGAGTAAAGTTACAGACAAAACTCAAGTTCTTGTACAGATGTCTCCCTTTAAGATGAGAAGAGATATATATGGAAAAGGAACAGCAGCATATTTTGCATGCTTCTCACCACTCACCAGATATGTCAGCAGGGGCAGGTTTCTCACCTTCATTTCCTTGCATGCTGCATTCTTGTCTGCAGAGTAGTTCATAGTGCTCAGCAGTGAAGGTCAGTATTGGAAAAGTATTGGAAAGTATTGGAAAAGGGAAGTTGGTAGGATAGCCTCATCCGCTTATTTCTTGTGACATGACACATGTACAATTGTGCAGCCATCCTGTTTGTGTCCCCAGGCTTCAGTACCTCTGAAGTCTTGCTGATGTTTGCTGGGAAAGACCATTGGTGTCTGGCTCATTTTGGTGAGGGTTTATGTTTAGAATGTCAAGATGACTTTTAAACAGAAGAGAACAAATGTGAGCCCTAGGAGAATTCTTctgttcagaaagaaagaaactaaaaacATTCATTAGGGCACAGATTATTCTCCTTTGCCCATCAGTTTCAGCAGTTCAAGTGTGCAATAACAGGACTTATGAAGCCTGTATTGCCAGCTacatgtgtttaaaaaaaaaaaatcaacaagcgaaaaaaaccccacccacaacaacaaaaaaacacaaaccaaaaaaccaaacaaaataaaccaacaggAAATAAGAAGTGTAAAATAATGGGATTGGCTTGGAATAATAGGAATTTATTTAGACCTCATCATTCTATTTTCGCAGTGTCATGGGTCTACTGTCAGTATCACAAGCCTGAGTCTCAGGGAGTCCTCTATCACCTGCTGGATGGCCTGGAACAAATCCAGCTTAATCTTTTTGTCCTTTGGGTTCCCTGCTTGAATATCAACAGCAAGTgttcaaaatttatttcagtgaacaTTATGTTCCTTATTCgctatttcagctttttaagaTTATGTTTATCACTATGACATCTACATATGTTTCTGCTTAAATGGGAATTATGCTGTCTGCATTAACtagaaatataagaaaagcaatatgcatgcatttttaaaaagtgcagcaAACAGTATAAACCATATCTGTTTCTTgctcaatcctttctcctgctgaggcaagcagaaaatgagaagagGGCCCATACTATTGATTCTGCTACAtctgcttttgtcttcttttttggCTTTACTTGAACAGCCCACTCGGGCAGCAGGAGTAGGAGCTCTCTGCAGCACCACAGAATTAACATCCTTATGTTATGTAATGAATTTAATGGCACTGTATGGCTCAGCACTGTCCCTAATGCACAGATGTTTTGTTACATAGAGGCATCCAAGGTTCTGAACTTTGCACCTGCAGCAAAGGTTAGGTTTTGATCTGGTCACTTAATTCCAATCTCAGTCCCCAGTTGGAACTTtcttgccaagaaaaaaaatgatcgAGGCAGTGGTAATTAGTGCTCTCTCTGCAGTGTGTAGCaggttatttaatttttcttgtttaagtTATAGCATGGTCTTTAGTTTTACATCCAGTCTCACTAGCATCAACCTTGTAATGCTAATGTgtctgatatttttctttcatttttttaaggctCATTTAGAACAATTGAAATGAAACCACAGAGACCTGGCTGGTGGCTTTTAGACACTGAAGTGGGGGAGTATCAGCAAGCAGGAATGAAGGCATCCTATATGGTTATAGAGAAAGGTACTGAACTAAGGTGTTTTGTGACTGAGGGAGTCAAGCTGTAAAGTCATCTCTACCCTTTTGAGATCACTAAGATATAAGTCTGGGAGATTGCTCTGCAAAAACCCAAAGCAGATTCTCTGTAATTTCAAAGAGGGGGTAGAGTAGTATTCTAGAAGATAAAATGCTTAGCCTCTAGCATACTAGCTTTGAATTATTTAGCATACTACTTTTATTCCTTTATCATACTAGCTTTGAATTTGAGGTTTCTTCACAGTGATCATTGCATCAATGTGCTGAGGGAAATTGCAGAGATTAATTTGGCCTTCTCTGGGAAGAGAGTAATGATGTAACGCTATTACTAAGAATTGTTCTGAATTATGTTGTCCTAGAAAATTCCACCAGAATACATATTAGAATAGCCTTCCTTTTCCTTAACAATAAACTTACTGTGTTCTCCACAGAGTGCAGAATTCCCATGGGTCTAGCAAGTGGAGTTGTACTAGATTCACAAATCGAGGCATCAGATCATATAGGTGAGTTAATTCTTGAAAAAGTCCAGGCATGCTCCTCATCCCAACAAAGTATTGCCActctatggggttttttggtatCATGTGATATGATTTTGATATCATGTGAACGAGATCAGTTCAGGAATGAAGCAACTGTCAGGTTAAAAAGCTGTCCAGTAATTCAAGCAGAGGCTCTGAGAGGTACTAGGTAGCCCTCAGCGTTGTATTTTCTCAGTGTCACGGGTCTAATGTCAGTATTAGAAGCCTGAGACTCAGGGAATCTTCTGTCTGTGGCCTACTGGATGGCCTGGAACAAATCCAGCTTTATCTTTTTGTCCTGCTTGAAAATCAACAGTAAGTGTTCCAAAAGCTTTTGAGATTTGCAAGTGCTATGAAATATGAAAGGACAAAGCATATCTGTTATGGAATATTTGGGAATCTGGCATCCAGAGCAGTTACAGTCTTTAATTTATCAAGTTTATTCCTGGTATAAAAATGGGATCATTTGGCAGAGAAATTGGTAGAATTTTACATGAATAGTGGCAAATAAAGATATACATGTAAAGATATACACATGCATGCAGGAACACATATCCTTTCCCTTGAAATCacaagaaaaatacttattttgaaaaaattacttttatgtgtatttaattttctttcttcgCTTCCCACCACAGTGTTACAAAGGCTTGAAAGCTTTGTTGTTACATATATTTCTTATCAGATTTTAACACACAAACTTCCTTAATGCAGAGGGAAGCTCTCTGTCATGCATATAAAGCCCATTTTATGTCTGATCCCACTGGCAGCCAAACTTTGTTCAGCAAACTCTAGACCCGGGTTTCAAATCATTAAATAGTATGTTGCAGAAaaagctgatatttttaaagtcattcTGCCAACTGCAAAACTTTTCAAGGTAACAGCTGACATGCATTGCTGACCATGTCCAAATTATCCTAGATAAAGGTATTAGTCTaatggttggattttttttcccctagacaGCTTCAAAAAGAATTGAAGCAGTTAACATAAGTAGCTAGTtacagcttcctttttttcagcatctctaTTTAGATTCTTTTGTTCTTCATATTTTCTGTCTAGACTATTGGGAACCTAAATTAGCCCGGCTAAATAATTCTGGAACATACAATGCTTGGAGCACTACAACAAAAACAGAATTCCCTTGGATCCAGGTATGGTTGGTACAACTTTAGAAGTTCAAACTGTTCTTATTGGAAAGGCTGCTGGGGAAAATTGAAAAGATGCAGCAAGCTTGGTTAGTGATACTGTAAGCTGTCCACCTCTTCTGGACTAATCCAGTCTATACTGCTATAGAGGGGCATTGCCTGCAGAGTTACCCTTACAATTTAGACTTACTGTTTTGTAGAGAAATGGAGTAATTCTTTCcattactttttcttccctctccatctccctgacagtATTTATGTATGTTTGGGTGATCATTTAAATTGTAATGCTTTCAAGCATTGCTTCAGATagttttgtgtgtggttttttttggatgTTTCTGTGTCCAACTTGACAGCACAATGTGGCTTCACATGGCAACTAAGGATACCATTATAGTTTCAAGCACTTAATCATTCAGTCACCTCATTTCTTCTTCCATGTTTTCCTTTGACCCTAGTCACTTTTGCACCAGATAGACAATTTGCAACCCAATTTAGAGAAGATGGTTGATTTCTTACAAATCTCATTACAATTggcagctggaagaaaagaaacactgacaGTAGTTTGGGGCTAAGTTCAACAGCTGACTATTACATTTGACTCACTAACATTTGACATGCTATCAAGTTAGTGGAGGTCAAGTAGAGGGAGAGGTTGGGGGATATGATGTGGAACTTGAGATAATGTTAAGAAGAGAGAGAATTTGATAGTGGAGTATGGTAGTGagaagctgaggctgctgcagttAAGCATGAAGAGATTTGGACATCATACCCCAAGGAATGAATTTCAGTGCTGAGAGGAACATCTTGCTGTTTAATTTTATGTGCTACGTTTTCAGATCTGGTACAAGCAGGAATTGTGGCTTTTCAGCACTTCAGAAAGTCATATCCCTTTTCTCAGTCTGCATATCCAAAACTTAGAGGCAGCTTATGAAACCATGAGCCTTCAGTTTCTCTATTCTTCATTTGCCTATCTGTAAAATGAGAATAACAGAGTCCTGCCTAGCATGGAGACACGTGTATTTTTGAGGTGTCATTGCTAAACGCTGTAAAATGACCTCTGAATTTAAACACACAAGCAGATAAATACACAAATGAAATGGGGAAGACACAGCATTCATTTGGACTCTGATATTTGATTGTTTTAATCCAGAGAGTGCTGGTGGTGTGGGCTTTTAAAAGGCAGGGCTCAAAGCTCTTGGGTAGGTGCCAAAGATTGTAATGGATTTTTCTGTGCATTATTTGCTTTATAAACACTGTTTGCTGTTCCTAGGTGGACTTTCAAAGACAAGTTCTGTTAACTGGGATACAGACACAGGGAGCCAAGCAGTTTTTAAAGTCCTTGTACATCGAGAATTTCTTCATTGTTTACAGCAAAGACAAGCGGAAGTGGAGCACCTTCAAAGGAGACAGCTCCCCAGCACACAAGGTCTGTATGTGCCACAGGGGTTACGACAGCCTAAGTGGCATCATTGGATGATGCAGTGAGGTTACACTTTTATGTTGAGATAGTGGAAAAAATGATGGCCTTCCGACACTTAATAATACAGCTTGCGGCCTCAAAAGACATTTATCAGTTGTGGTTTCAGCATGGCAGGCAGATAAATTTACCATTCAGCTACTTGCTCACTCTTCCTCCCAGCAGGGGATGAGGGAGACCATCAGAAAGGTAAAGATAAGGAGGCTC contains the following coding sequences:
- the F5 gene encoding LOW QUALITY PROTEIN: coagulation factor V (The sequence of the model RefSeq protein was modified relative to this genomic sequence to represent the inferred CDS: inserted 3 bases in 2 codons; deleted 1 base in 1 codon; substituted 1 base at 1 genomic stop codon), with amino-acid sequence MTQTQCLLELKLLLLGXLSLSVKWRREMKVVXTXVFISVGSLSVGEEEVESNDLNIANPVALLHHNYFISGRKLGAAAAAIKAAVPALSSRGASTGICTMTLHCMCLVLLLLLGSWWPDSKNQMVGAVKVREYYIAAQITSWTYRPESEEKSRLEHSDPVFKKISYREYEVDFKKEKPANAFAGLLGPTLRAEVGDTLVVHLKNMADKPVSIHPQGLVYSKNVEGSLYDDRTSSAEKQDDAIIPGQVYTYMWDITEEVGPREADLPCLTYAYYSHENMAMDFNSGLIGALLICKKGSLNEDGSQKLFDREYVLMFGVFDENKSWQRSASVKYTINGYINGTLPDLEACAYDNISWHLIGMSSKPEIFSVHINGQSMEQRHRRISTVNLVGGAAATVNMTVSQEGRWLISSLVQKHLQAGMHGYLTVRDCGDKEVKKNHLSYKERLMVKNWEYFIAAEEVTWDYAPNIPESLDRHYKAQHLDNFSNLIGKKYKKAVFRQYTDASFTKRLENLRPKETGILGPIIRAQLNDKVKIVFKNKASRPYSIYFHGVTLSKDAEGADYPLDPRNNGTQSKGIEPGDTYTYEWKIAKTDQPTAQDAQCITRLYHSAVDIERDIASGLIGPLLICKSEALTQKGVQKKADGEQQAMFAVFDENKSWYIEDNIKDYCSNPASVKRDDPKFYNSNIMHTINGYVSDSSEILGFCQDSVVQWHFSSVGTHDEIVSVRLSGHSFLFQGKYEDVLNLFPMSGESVTVEMDNVGTWLLASWGTPEMSYGMRLRFRDAKCDYEEDDTFDVVDFTYTKTDKKAVSASLEEDVQEEGDKEDLDYQDYLASFYSIRSLRNATGNDENQNLTALAWEQYEGIDATSSEVAAGSGQTAINSSESTNTYKFLETGITPLPRIEAETFPSNHTSVTAEEDLFLASTSDGKADLLFENKSQSNYKIDHSNVSAGEHRLRNGKGQMNVAEELPNGEKGSTLLSEEHQEENTGRGNYTISRKRRSSLAIKFYAVQKMNALLNDVRNRNVSFSAKANAPGFVHHAENTSDIAVVGTGQLPSDYDDELEEEENKMENTMHAVNLTLALDLIVGNGSNASSLSEPKLSRDEQAETSSLDDTLGNTSPNSSPALVKNLLEASLPRVGKYSSKMTNEEWNLVSAKESLGLEANLDKSVTDKLNHRGGNGTVFINKKHMKKYQVFSHQMEEKQTGSHIYPALKGKEENKNNTSNTTGTFIKIRRKKEYPKMTHILSPRSKKPQKINSVPEFGRTVFLGETNHKTVPCCPNATGVPSEANHTVGLSRVKHGDSLNYTLTPRQFKPSVTIGLPQENGDYEYVTGGFYNEETSGSEYEYEYVTFDDPYMTDPKVNIKEQRNPNNIAEHYLRSKGNERRYFIAAKEVCWNYAGYKKSTMMDDKTCKDGTAYKVIFQSYTDSTFTTLQDEDEYEEHLGILGPVIRAEVDDVILVHFKNLASRPYSLHAHGLFYEKSSEGSIYDDESTAWFKEDDKVQPNSSYIYVWYANRRSGPVQSGAACRSWVYYSDINLEKDIHSGLIGPILICQKGTFRKSSNSRTSTRDFFLLFMVFDEEKSWYFDKHSRSPCTEKTQEMQQCHKFYAINGITHNLQGLRMYEGELVRWHLLNMGGPKDIHVVHFHGQTFIEQGEPKHQLGTYTLLPGSFRTIEMKPQRPGWWLLDTEVGEYQQAGMKASYMVIEKECRIPMGLASGVVLDSQIEASDHIDYWEPKLARLNNSGTYNAWSTTTKTEFPWIQVDFQRQVLLTGIQTQGAKQFLKSLYIENFFIVYSKDKRKWSTFKGDSSPAHKLFEGNSDAYGIKENIIDPPIIARYLRVYPTKAYNRPTLRMELLGCEADGCSLPLGMQNGEIKNSQITASSVKTSWFNTWSPSLARLSKEGKVNAWRPKLNNKQQWLQIDLLTIKKITAIATQGVKSISSENFVKTYLVLYSDEGSEWKSYTDGSSSVAKVFMGNENSIGHVKHFFNPPILARFIRIVPRTWYNGIALRAELYGCDFGGGFTVRRTDAPGYS